CAGGCTTTAAGCCTTCAATGAACCCTAAAATTTTGTCTGATGAGAATATTTCTATTGCTTATGGTATGGGGCTGACAGCTGAGAAGGTAGTTCAGAAATATGGTATCACTAGAGAAGCCCAAGACCAATTTGCTTATGAGAGTCACCAAAAAGCTATTCATGCAAATAATAACGGCTTATTTGAGAATGAAATTGCTCCAATATCAACTGTCGAGGATAGCTATTCAGTTAAATCTAATGAGTATATAAAAAATACCAATCTTGTTTCTAAAGATGAAGGGCCCAGAAAAGATACAAGTCTAGAAATTCTAGCAAAACTTAGAACCGTATTTGCACAAGATGGTTCAGTTACGGCAGGAAACAGTTCGCAAATGTCAGATGCAGCCGCAGCTGTTCTTGTTGCCAGTGAAGAAGCTGTTGAAAAGTATAATCTAACCCCTAAGGCTGAATTTATGGGCTTTTCTGTAGCAGGTGTTCCGGCAGAAATTATGGGTATTGGTCCAGTCAAGGCAGTTCCAAAGGTTCTTAATTCTTTGAATCTTAGTCTTGATGACATTGGTTGGATAGAGCTTAATGAGGCTTTTGCTGCCCAATCCTTGGCTGTCATTAAGGAATTGAACCTTGACCCTGAAAAAGTCAATCCGCTTGGTGGAGCAATAGCACTTGGGCACCCTCTTGGAGCAACGGGCGCAATTAGAGTTGCGACGCTGATCTCAGCTATGCAAAGAGAAAAGATTGATTATGGTATGGTGACCATGTGTATTGGAACCGGAATGGGTGCAGCAGGGATTATTAAAAGATGCTAAATAGTTTATGACAAATCAAAACTACATTGACCGACTTAGACTGCCAATTATTCAGTCACCCATGTTTATTGTCTCAAACGCAAGGCTTGTAATCGCCTCATCAAAGGCAGGCATTGTTGGCTCTTTTCCGACCGCAAATTGCCGAACTTTAGAAGCTTTAGATCAAGAATTTACTAATATAAATCAAGCTCTAGGCTCTGGCAAGGATGCACTTCCATGGGCAGTAAATATCATTGTCAGTAAAATGTATGCCAGGAGTAATGATGACATTGACTTAATTCTTAAGCATAAGCCGCCTATCGTCATTACCTCACTTGGAAACCCTAAAGATGTTGTCCAAAAAGTTCATGAATATGGCGGCCTAGTATATTCAGATGTTATTAATTTGTACCACTCAAAAAAGGCAATTAGCGCAGGAGTAGACGGCCTTATTCTGGTTTGCAACGGTGCAGGCGGTCATACTGGAGACTTGTCTCCATTTGCTTTTGTATCCGAGGTAAGAAATATATTTGATGGAACCATTATAGTTGGTGGAAGTATAAGCTCTGGCGAATCAATTCTAGCGATTCAGGCGTTAGGTGCAGATTTAGCTTACATGGGAACGCGCTTTATTGCTACCGAAGAGAGTGATGCGACAGAAGACTACAAGCAAATGATTTTAAATGCCTCAGCGAGTGATATTATCAAGTCTAATAAAATTACAGGCGTTAATGGAAACTGGCTTGAGGAATCCCTTCAAAATGCTGGAATCTCTCCAAATGCTGGTGGAATTAAATCAACCATTGCCGATTTTAAGAAAATGCTTATGCCTCTTATAAAGCAGAAACTAAAGGTGGACTTTGATGTCAGCAAAGCCACTGCCAAGAGATGGAAGGACATTTTTTCTGCTGGCCAAGGCGTTGGATCTATTTCCAATGTACCAAGTGTTGAGGATTTAGTGATAGAATTAGAACAGCAGTATACTAAATCAAAAAGTCGAATCATATAGGGATAAATAGATGCTATCTAAGCCGGCCAAGAGAGATCTAAAACATAATAGAACAATCAAAGGCAAAGGCTATAAAAGAGAGGATGGGTTGTGGGATATAGAGGTCTTTCTGATTGACAGTAAAACCTACTCTTTTGAAAATATGCATCGAGGCTATATCAGTTCAGGAGAGCCTCTTCATGATATGGCGGTTAGATTGACTCTCAATGATGAAAGAAAAATTATTGATATTGAGGCAGTAATTAATGCCTCTCCTTATAATATTTGTCCACAAGCGGTTGAAAACTGTCAAAAATTGAAAGGGGAGCACTTAATTGCTGGATTCAATCGAAAAGTTATAAAAACGATGGGTGGAGAGAAGGGCTGTAGACACATTACCGATCTTTTAGCATATGCAGGAACAATTGCTTACCAAACGCTTTGGAAAGAAAAAACTGGCGGTGAAGCTAAGACTATTACTGAAGAAGAAGCTAAATCAATTGAAAAGAAGTTTGCAAACTCATGTTTTGCATTCAAAAAGGATGGAGAGGTTTATAATCAATACAAGGAAATATTAATAGGCAAACTTGAAAACAGTTAATACTGATTAAGGAGAAAAAATGGAAACAAAGATACCAAATAAACTTGAAGAAACAGAGTTTTTTAAAGAGCATGGAAATTTAGTAGAGTTCTTTGATAACTGTTGTAGAGAGCACAAAGGTAAAACAGCTTTTGAGAGTTTCGGTGTTGAATTGACCTATGAAGACCTGTCAGAAAAAGTTGACGCTTTTGCCTCATGGCTCAGCGCTAACTTTCAAGTGGGTGATAGAGTTGCAGTCATGATGCCTAATATGCTGGTTTATCCTCTTATAGTTTATGGTGCCTTAAAGGCAGGTATTGTTGTTGTCAATATTAATCCTCTTTATACCCAAAGGGAACTTGAACACGTACTAAGAGATAGTGAGGCAAAATTACTGTTGGTATGGGAGGGCGTTGCCAACGTAGCAGCAAAATCAGATCTCGCTAATGTAGAAAAAGTATTGGTAACAACTGTTGGAGATCTTCTTGGTTTCAAGGGCAAAATTATTAATTTAGTCACTAGAAAAGTAAAAAAGTTAGTCCCCAAATATCACATTGATGGTGCAACAATGTTTCTTGATGTTTTGAATAGCAATGAAGGCTCTAGTCCTGAATCATTAGATATTTCAATTGAAAGTACAGCTTTTCTTCAATATACTGGAGGAACAACAGGTGTTTCGAAAGGTGCTGTTCTGACGCACAGAAATATTCTTGCAAATATCATTCAAGCCTTCTTTACAATTGATCCCAAAATGTATGATGATTCAAGAAATGAGCAAAGAATCGCTATTTGCCCACTCCCTTTGTATCATATTTTTGCATTAACTGTGCATAACTTCATGTTGTTCCATATTGGTGGAAGAAGTGTCCTGATTACTAATCCTAGGGATCTAAAAACTTTCGTCTCAATAATGAAAAAACATAAATTTCATATGATTTCAGGTGTGAACACGCTTTATGAGGCGCTATTAAATTATGATGCCTTTAAGGAGCTAGATTTTAGTAATTTGCTCATGTCTTTGAGTGGTGGTATGGCTGCATTAGATACAACCGCAAAGAGATGGGCTGAGGTCACAAAATCTGTAATCTGGCAGGCGTATGGATTAACTGAAACATCTCCTTTAGTAAGTGTTAATGACTACAAGCAGACTGAATTTACAGGCTCTGTGGGTTTGCCTGCTGCCTATACTGAAATTGAGATTAGGGACGAGAGTGGTAATGCTCTTTCAGAAACGAATGCTGTTGGAGAGCTATGCGTCAGAGGTCCACAGGTTATGAGCGGATATTGGAAGTCCGAAGTCTCAGGTCTTGACGAGAATAACTGGTTTATGACCGGCGATATTGCTCGAATTGATGAAACTGGTAATATTTTTATTGTCGATAGAAAGAAAGACATGATTATTGTCTCAGGCTTTAACGTCTTTCCAAATGAAGTTGAGGCAGTGGTTAATGAACACCCTGCTGTTCTTGAATGCGGCTGTGTTGGAGTAGAAGGTGAGAATTCTCAAGAACTCGTGAAAGTTTTTATTGTTCTTCATGATGGACAAACTGCAACTGAGGATGAAATTATCAGTTTTTGTAGGGAAAAGTTAACTGCTTATAAAGTTCCAAAGCATATAGAATTTATCAAAGAGATTCCAAAAACAAATGTTGGTAAAGTTCTAAGAAGAGAGCTGAAAGAAAATTAATAGGCCCAATTAAATTAATAGTTATTTCAATCTATGAAATACAGAATTGAATCAGATTTCTTGGGTGAAATGAAAATACCTAGTAATGCTTATTACGGTATTCATACCATGCGAGCAGTAGATAATTTTCCAATAGCTGACGTTGCAATTTCAGTTTACCCAAATATTGTAATAGCTTATGCCATGGTTAAACTGGCTTGTGCTCGTGCCAATAACCAGCTAGGATTATTAGATAATGATATCTACCATCCAATAGTCGCTGCTTGTGAGAGGATTATCAATGGCGAGTTCCATGATCAGTTTATTGTTGAAATAATCCAGGGTGGTGCGGGAACCTCAACCAATATGAATGCTAATGAAGTTATTGCTAATGTTGCACTCGAGTTAATTGGGAAAGAAAAGGGTGACTATGAAACAATATCACCGCTTAATCATGTCAATATGTCACAGTCAACGAATGACACCTATCCGACAGCTTTATTGGTTGGATTTTTGAAAGAGTATGACCCTCTATTGGAGGCAATCAAATCTCTCTCTGAGTCTTTTCATGCAAAAGGCGTCGAATTTGCCGACGTCATTAAAATGGGACGAACACAACTCCAAGATGCTGTTCCAATGAGTCTTGGACAGGAATTTACTGCTTTCGGTAATACATTGCTAGATGATATTAAAAGACTTAATGAGATGTCTCAACTATTTTTGGAGGTCAATTTAGGTGCCACAGCTATTGGAACAGGTATTAATAGTCATCTAGATTATCCAAAAATAGCGGTAGAAGCCTTGGCAGATTTATCTGGACTCCCTTTGGTTCTTGCTCCAAATCCAATTGCTGCAACATCTGATACCAGTGCTTTTGTGTCATTCTCTTCTGTTCTTAAGCGAGTGGCCATAAAGCTTTCAAAAATCTCTAATGATTTAAGATTACTCTCTTCCGGCCCAATTGCTGGTTTTAATGAAATCAATCTTCCAGCAGTTCAAGCAGGATCTTCAATTATGCCTGGAAAAGTTAATCCGGTAATTCCAGAGGCAGTCAATCAAACCGCTTTTCAGGTTATTGGAAATGATTTGGTCATTACATTAGCAGCAGAAGCTGGCCAAATGCAGCTCAATGCATTTGAACCTGTCTTAGCTGTTAATATTCTTCGTTCATTGCGCTACATGACTAATGCAATGGTCATGCTAAGAACAAAATGTGTCAATGGAATTACTGCGAATGTTGAAGTCTGCGCAAAATATGTTGAACAGAGTCCAGGTATAGCGACTTTCTTTACACCGCATTTAGGTTACAAAGAGTCAGCACGTATCGCTAAGAAATCACTTGCAGATGGAGTTACTGTGAGAGAAATCATCATTAAAGAAGGCTTGATGACTGAAGAACAGGTGAATGAAGTTTTGCATGTTGACAACCTCACAAAACCCAATATTCAATAATTTCGTTATCGTATAACGAGTATTATAATTTCAAATGTATTTATTCTTAGTTTGGAATAAGTACAGTAAGAGTTATTTTCAATAATTAGAGGCAATATTTTGGCTAAGCTATACTTTTATTATTCTGCAATGAATGCTGGTAAATCAACTTCCCTTCTTCAGTCAGCATACAACTATAAAGAGAGGGGCATGACTCCTCTTATTCTTTCTGCAGCAATTGACAATCGTTATAGTGTAGGAAAAGTTACTTCAAGAATTGGTCTTGAAGCAGAGGCGCATCTCTTTCATAAAAATGATGACTTATTCAAAATTCTTTCTGAACAAAATCTTAAAGAGCCTATTGATTGTGTTTTGATTGATGAAAGTCAATTCCTTAGTAGAGAGCAAGTCATGCAATTGGCAAAAGCTGTTGATAGCTTTGATGTTCCAGTTTTGTGTTATGGAATTCGCACAGACTTTCGTGGAGAGCTTTTTCCTGGCAGTCAACATCTCCTTGCATGGGCCGATAATCTCATTGAATTGAAGACCATTTGTCACTGTGGAAGTAAGGCAACGATGGTGGTTCGTATTGATGAAAATGGAAACGTTATTGAGGATGGAGATCAGGTGGTTATTGGTGGTAATGATCGATACCAGTCGATGTGCAGAAAGCACTTTGCCGAACATATTTGGAAAAGCTGATCGCTAGTAAACAGACTATATGCTATGAGTGAGCTAACTATCCTCTTTTTATTGCTAGGCTCTTTTTCAGGTTTTGTAGCAGGTCTGCTTGGTATTGGTGGTGGCCTAATAATTGTGCCAATACTCCTGTATTTATTAGCACCATCAATTGATCAATCAATCTTAATGCATACTTCAATTGGTACTGCACTAGCGGTCATTGTCTTTACATCTATCTCAAGTCTTTATGCGCACCATCGTCATGGGGCTATTCTTTGGAGAAACTTTGTTAAGCTTACTCCAACAATTTTAGTGGGCTCTTATAGTGGTGCTATTTTGGCTAAATATTTAAGCTTTGATTTTCTAAGGGTGTTCTTTGCCTTATTTGAAATTTGTGTTGCTTTAATTATGTGGTTCGGCATTAGCGCATCCGGCCATGCTGATAAGTTGTCAAGGTGGGTTTGGTCATTCGCGGGGTACGTTATAGGTTTGATTTCAGCCATGGTTGGGATTGGTGGAGGAACAATGACTACCCCATTCTTGGTGTATAACAATATTCAAATAAAAAATGCAATTGCTACTTCTGCAGCGGTAGGAATGCCTATTGCTATTGCTGGAAGCATTGGTTTTATGGTAGCTGGTTCATCTCAAGTTCTTCAAACTGGCGGTATTGGTTTTGTAAACTTTGAAGCGTTAATTACAATCGCTGCTTCAAGTGTTTTTTTTGCTCCATTAGGAGCAAAAGTGACGCACCTCATAGATAGCAATAAACTCAAAAAAGGGTTCTCAATTTTCTTGGCCTTTCTTGCAGCAATGGTTATTTTATTTTAAATAAAGATTTTCTTTTGAAATGAGTTATGACTCATCACCAGCAAAATTTAAAGCAACTGAGTTTATACAGTAACGCTTTCCAGTGGGCTGAGGTCCATCGGGAAAAACATGGCCTAAATGAGCATCACATGAGGAGCATCTTACTTCAATTCTCATATGACCTAGTGAATCATCTTCTAGCTGCTTTACACATTCACTGTTGGCGAGTTCATAAAAGCTTGGCCAGCCACTTCCTGAGTCAAATTTAGTGCTAGATTCGAATAAAAGTGCGTCGCAACAGATGCAGTGATAGTGACCAGTTTCACTATGGTTATAGTACTCACCAGAGAACGGTGGCTCTGTTCCACATTCTTGAGTGATATGATAGGCTTCGGGTGATAAATTATTCTTTTTGTCCATTCGTGTATTATAAGAGAAATTTAAGATCAACATCAATATCTAAAGTTAATATTTATGAAAGAATTTTTAGTCGGTGGTGCAATACGGGATAGAATTCTTGGTATCGCTAACGAGTCAACAGAAAAAGACTTTGTTGTAGTTGGGTCGTCTCCAGAAGAGATGAGTTCATTAGGATTTCGTCAGGTTGGGAAAGAGTTTCCAGTATTCCTTCATCCTGAAACGAAGGATGAGTATGCTCTGGCTCGTATAGAACGAAAGATTGGTAGGGGTTATAAGGGTTTTGCTTTTGATACAGCAAACTCTGTGACTTTAGAGCAGGATCTCTCTAGAAGAGATCTTACCATTAACGCCATAGCTCAAAATAAGGATGGAACTGGAGAATATATCGATCCCTTTGATGGAATTGAGGATTTAAAGCAGAAGAAACTTCGCCATGTATCTGATGCATTTACCGAGGATCCAGTGAGGGTTCTTAGGACGGCAAGATTTGCATCACGATTTGATTATCTTGGTTTTACAGTAGATCCTAAAACTCTTGACTTAATGAGAAAGATGGTCACTTCAGGTGAGGTAGATGCGCTTACTCCAGAGCGAGTTTTTAAGGAGATATCTCTTTCGATGGAGTCAAAGTCACCTTCAGTTTTCTTTGAACTTTTAATGGAGTCAGGCGCCTACCAAAGATTGTTTCCAATGCTGGAAGTTGTTCAAAATCAAAATTTTCAGATGCTAGATGTGCCAGATCAGAATCCTGAAGTAAACTTCGCTCTCTGGCTATCTAATCAAAGCA
This sequence is a window from Candidatus Pseudothioglobus singularis PS1. Protein-coding genes within it:
- a CDS encoding long-chain-fatty-acid--CoA ligase, whose translation is METKIPNKLEETEFFKEHGNLVEFFDNCCREHKGKTAFESFGVELTYEDLSEKVDAFASWLSANFQVGDRVAVMMPNMLVYPLIVYGALKAGIVVVNINPLYTQRELEHVLRDSEAKLLLVWEGVANVAAKSDLANVEKVLVTTVGDLLGFKGKIINLVTRKVKKLVPKYHIDGATMFLDVLNSNEGSSPESLDISIESTAFLQYTGGTTGVSKGAVLTHRNILANIIQAFFTIDPKMYDDSRNEQRIAICPLPLYHIFALTVHNFMLFHIGGRSVLITNPRDLKTFVSIMKKHKFHMISGVNTLYEALLNYDAFKELDFSNLLMSLSGGMAALDTTAKRWAEVTKSVIWQAYGLTETSPLVSVNDYKQTEFTGSVGLPAAYTEIEIRDESGNALSETNAVGELCVRGPQVMSGYWKSEVSGLDENNWFMTGDIARIDETGNIFIVDRKKDMIIVSGFNVFPNEVEAVVNEHPAVLECGCVGVEGENSQELVKVFIVLHDGQTATEDEIISFCREKLTAYKVPKHIEFIKEIPKTNVGKVLRRELKEN
- a CDS encoding polynucleotide adenylyltransferase, with the protein product MKEFLVGGAIRDRILGIANESTEKDFVVVGSSPEEMSSLGFRQVGKEFPVFLHPETKDEYALARIERKIGRGYKGFAFDTANSVTLEQDLSRRDLTINAIAQNKDGTGEYIDPFDGIEDLKQKKLRHVSDAFTEDPVRVLRTARFASRFDYLGFTVDPKTLDLMRKMVTSGEVDALTPERVFKEISLSMESKSPSVFFELLMESGAYQRLFPMLEVVQNQNFQMLDVPDQNPEVNFALWLSNQSSTNIDLLCEHLKCPKDFQQIAELVSTWHQFASEFLNHSPQDVLNFFLKSDGLRRQKRFEIILTVFDNLGINTDQIVQLQVLLNSIKISDLKNLNIAQELLEERLSVITRFLKSAK
- a CDS encoding aspartate ammonia-lyase, which produces MKYRIESDFLGEMKIPSNAYYGIHTMRAVDNFPIADVAISVYPNIVIAYAMVKLACARANNQLGLLDNDIYHPIVAACERIINGEFHDQFIVEIIQGGAGTSTNMNANEVIANVALELIGKEKGDYETISPLNHVNMSQSTNDTYPTALLVGFLKEYDPLLEAIKSLSESFHAKGVEFADVIKMGRTQLQDAVPMSLGQEFTAFGNTLLDDIKRLNEMSQLFLEVNLGATAIGTGINSHLDYPKIAVEALADLSGLPLVLAPNPIAATSDTSAFVSFSSVLKRVAIKLSKISNDLRLLSSGPIAGFNEINLPAVQAGSSIMPGKVNPVIPEAVNQTAFQVIGNDLVITLAAEAGQMQLNAFEPVLAVNILRSLRYMTNAMVMLRTKCVNGITANVEVCAKYVEQSPGIATFFTPHLGYKESARIAKKSLADGVTVREIIIKEGLMTEEQVNEVLHVDNLTKPNIQ
- a CDS encoding sulfite exporter TauE/SafE family protein — translated: MSELTILFLLLGSFSGFVAGLLGIGGGLIIVPILLYLLAPSIDQSILMHTSIGTALAVIVFTSISSLYAHHRHGAILWRNFVKLTPTILVGSYSGAILAKYLSFDFLRVFFALFEICVALIMWFGISASGHADKLSRWVWSFAGYVIGLISAMVGIGGGTMTTPFLVYNNIQIKNAIATSAAVGMPIAIAGSIGFMVAGSSQVLQTGGIGFVNFEALITIAASSVFFAPLGAKVTHLIDSNKLKKGFSIFLAFLAAMVILF
- a CDS encoding NAD(P)H-dependent flavin oxidoreductase; its protein translation is MTNQNYIDRLRLPIIQSPMFIVSNARLVIASSKAGIVGSFPTANCRTLEALDQEFTNINQALGSGKDALPWAVNIIVSKMYARSNDDIDLILKHKPPIVITSLGNPKDVVQKVHEYGGLVYSDVINLYHSKKAISAGVDGLILVCNGAGGHTGDLSPFAFVSEVRNIFDGTIIVGGSISSGESILAIQALGADLAYMGTRFIATEESDATEDYKQMILNASASDIIKSNKITGVNGNWLEESLQNAGISPNAGGIKSTIADFKKMLMPLIKQKLKVDFDVSKATAKRWKDIFSAGQGVGSISNVPSVEDLVIELEQQYTKSKSRII
- a CDS encoding thymidine kinase, which translates into the protein MAKLYFYYSAMNAGKSTSLLQSAYNYKERGMTPLILSAAIDNRYSVGKVTSRIGLEAEAHLFHKNDDLFKILSEQNLKEPIDCVLIDESQFLSREQVMQLAKAVDSFDVPVLCYGIRTDFRGELFPGSQHLLAWADNLIELKTICHCGSKATMVVRIDENGNVIEDGDQVVIGGNDRYQSMCRKHFAEHIWKS
- a CDS encoding DUF2889 domain-containing protein, yielding MLSKPAKRDLKHNRTIKGKGYKREDGLWDIEVFLIDSKTYSFENMHRGYISSGEPLHDMAVRLTLNDERKIIDIEAVINASPYNICPQAVENCQKLKGEHLIAGFNRKVIKTMGGEKGCRHITDLLAYAGTIAYQTLWKEKTGGEAKTITEEEAKSIEKKFANSCFAFKKDGEVYNQYKEILIGKLENS
- a CDS encoding acetyl-CoA C-acyltransferase, with the protein product MRKAYIIDAKRTPVGKARGLLSKTRADDLLVHAIQSVLKASDSSEEINKSIDDIIVGCAMPEGPQGLNIARIATLLAGLPDSTPAYTLNRFCSSGLQSVSNAADLVKSGSSDLVIAAGVESMSSVPMTGFKPSMNPKILSDENISIAYGMGLTAEKVVQKYGITREAQDQFAYESHQKAIHANNNGLFENEIAPISTVEDSYSVKSNEYIKNTNLVSKDEGPRKDTSLEILAKLRTVFAQDGSVTAGNSSQMSDAAAAVLVASEEAVEKYNLTPKAEFMGFSVAGVPAEIMGIGPVKAVPKVLNSLNLSLDDIGWIELNEAFAAQSLAVIKELNLDPEKVNPLGGAIALGHPLGATGAIRVATLISAMQREKIDYGMVTMCIGTGMGAAGIIKRC
- the msrB gene encoding peptide-methionine (R)-S-oxide reductase MsrB, with protein sequence MDKKNNLSPEAYHITQECGTEPPFSGEYYNHSETGHYHCICCDALLFESSTKFDSGSGWPSFYELANSECVKQLEDDSLGHMRIEVRCSSCDAHLGHVFPDGPQPTGKRYCINSVALNFAGDES